Part of the Salvelinus sp. IW2-2015 linkage group LG7, ASM291031v2, whole genome shotgun sequence genome, CTCCTGTAACTAATCTAAAGATATTCATTATTGTTGAACATGTTGCATTTTTACCCTGTTTTACCCATTCTATTAAAGGGATTTCTATTAAAGGGTCACGTATTTGGCATCAATGTGTGCAAGTCCCAATATCTCAATTCTCCTTGTCTTTAGTTGGCTACTAGAATACAGAACTAAACTGCTCTGTACGATAGATTGAAAAATACTGGTGGAAATTCAGTTTAGTTCTATGTTCTAGTAGGCTACTACTACAGACTACCAGGGATCctgagagtttggccggggtaggccgtcattgtaaataagaatttgttcttaactgacttgcctagttaaataaagttttttttttaaacaaggatAATTTAGAGATACTGGGACATGCAGGCCTACTGACAGGTTTAGATGATACCATTTTCACAGTCTATTGCAGCGTTGAGATGTTGGTTGGtactaggaaactcggaaattTGCAACGTGCTAAATGGTTATTGTTATACACATGCCACATTCAACGAATCGGCAACTcggacatttccgagtttcctagttccgactagcatctGAACGCGGCATATGACAGACTTTGGAGTGTGAATTCGTGTATTCTCGCGACGATGATTCTTGACGTCAAGGTCTACATAAAACAACCGAAGTCAGCGACTTCTCTTTTGTTAACGGTATTTTGTTATCAGTTGGAGAAGCCATCCGAGGATAAATAGTCATGCCCCGCGTCTATGTTGGAAAACTAAGTTATCATGCTCGAGAAAAAGACATTCAGCGGTTTTTCAATGGCTACGGAAAGCTCATGGAAATTGATCTGAAAAATGGGTAAGTTCAAGTTGAGCATATGAGAGTCAGTTGAACAACACAGGGCTGGaaaagctaacgttagttagcgaacGTTAGCTTCATAAGTACTTGATTTCggttagctagctctcccaaaaATATACGTGAAATAACTAACTACATTCACATTTGACTTTCAATTATGTTGCTATTCGTGCATGTAATAGCAACTAGGTAACGTTAGTGGTTATTAGATTCACATTGGCTTTACTAAAGCGTTTAATGTTTTGTAAAGAACTTGCTTagttaggtagctaacgttagcgtgtTCAAAATGGCTGCTTGTTTGGCTTCACTGCAGACCGTTCTTTTTTTGTGCGCCATGTAACTGTTAGCTACCCAAAAGTTAGATAGTTAGCCAATTAGCTTGTTGCCTGAAAGACCCTTTCATGCACAGGCAACGAGCccactaatttatttattttaccaggtttgTGGTATAACGCTATTTTTAAATGAGTAGGGGTTAACACATACCACGTCTTCTGTCTGAAATTAGTATCACCGTCTTCATACTCATTAGTTTTGCAGTCATTGCTACCCGAAGACAAGCTTAttaactttaaaaatatatattttagatatgGCTTTGTAGAGTTTGAGGACAATCGCGATGCGGATGACGCTGTGTATGAACTGAATGGCAAGGAGTTGTGCGGGGAGCGTGTGACCGTGGAACATGCAAGAGGACCGCGGCGCGACCGAGATGGATATAGTGGTGGCGGGGGTGGTCGCAGTAAGTACAATCTATTTCAATGTTCCTTCTGCCCTTTCCCAGTGGATCAAGGAAATGTGAATGTGGACCCTATACACGCAGACCTGTGATCCTAAAGTGGAGTTTGACCTAGCTCGCCAATACTCAATGGTTTCACCATTGCCATATAGTATGTCATGTTAATATAAGAGTGTCACCATTGAGTATGGTCCAAGTTTGACCCAACTTGGCACAGACAACTACTGTTTTGTTTAGCTGTAATGAAACCATGTTTCTAGTGTTTTCTTTCCTGGTGGAATTGTAAACACATATAAACAACTGTATTTAGCTAATATGAAGTCACGGCTTTGTCACCATGTAGCCTAGCTGTATCATTAATTAAATACCATTACATGTGAATTGTATTTTACGTTTGATTTCAGTATTAACAAAGTCCTTGATGTTTCAATTTGAAAGAGTCCAGCTGCGGGCTGAGGCTGAGTCCGAGTCCATAGAGGCTAAGATGACTGGCTAAGATGAGACTGCCTGTCCCGTTTGGCCTTGGCTTTCACcttacaatgtgtgtgtgagacctaTGCCCCTTGACCCTTGGCTGACCTAACCGGAAGCCATGATGACAGCATCCTTTTGCCAATAGACCAGGGGTGATGGTGAGGATTCCCATTGGTTTCTATGTTGCAAGAATAAGTGGGGCGGCTAAGTCAAAAACATGTTACCGCTCACTGTAAGTGGGCAAACCAACTGAATTGCCCCCAGTTTGACAACCGGTTAGGCAAAGTCACGGGGAAAACTTATGTAGCGTTATGTCAGTTGGCACTCACTAAATGTGATGCCATTTTTTGACAGTGACTTTGTGGGAGCCTCTATTTGTCTTTCAGGATTCAAGGGTTTGTAAGAAGAAGAACATCAATGTCGATTTGTTTGTACGGCTAAAGAATTGCACTTATTAAACATTTGTCAGACTGGCTGTATGTTGCTGGTAACAGATGCAGTGGTGGTCTTTGCAACAGCAGTGAACTACTTCAGAGGCGGTACAATGAGGAGAATATAAACTGACATCCACTAAGACCACAAATGCCACGGCTTTAAGACCTCAGTCACTTATTAAGAGGTTTGTCTTGAATGGGTCCAGATGGACATCTTACAGGACCTAGGTTAAACCTTACCACACCGTTTATCCTGGTAGCTGCATTCTCTGTTTATGGTCTGATCCACTGAGTGAAATGCCTATATGCCACTCTGTTTTGCTGACTATTTGTATAACCTGTCATTTTAAAGGTAGTAGTGgttacagcagcagcagaagccGCACTGGCAGGGATAAGTACGGGCCACCTGTCCGTACGGAGTACCGGCTGATCGTTGAGAATCTGTCCAGCCGCTGCAGCTGGCAGGATCTGAAGGTGAGTTGTTGAAAAGGTTTTATATTTGTAGGTGAGGGGCAGGCATTAAAGATAAACTGCCAGTTGCTAGGCCATTTGTTTCTGAAAAATGTGGGAAATATTCTGCGGGGTGACACTGCATCGGCCTCTACAGGATTTCATGCGCCAGGCTGGAGAGGTCACGTACGCTGATGCCCACAAGGAGCGTACCAACGAGGGTGTCATCGAGTTCGGCTCGCGTTCGGACATGAGGAGGGCCCTGGACAAGCTGGACGGCACGGACATCAACGGGAGGAAGATCCGCCTGGTGGAGGAAAAGTCTCGCCGCCGCCGCTCCTACTCTGGCAGCCGCTCCAGGTGAGGCTCTACACACCGCCCTGCTCTTTATGAGTAGGTTAATTTCTCATCCAACCTGCTGCTTCCCATGTGTTTTCACTTTCAAGGGATGAGTGACATTTGTATTCTTGTTCCCCTCTGCAGGTCTCGCAGCAGACGTCGCTCTCGTAGCAGGAGCAGCCGCTCCAGGAGTAACTCCAGGTCCCGGTAAGAATGCCCACCTGTCTACAGTGACAGTTTAGATTGGTCAATATGAGTACAACAACGATTGTAAACAATTTTCCACTCCCTGTAGATCCCATTCTCGCAGCAAGAGACGTCGCTCTAGATCTGGAAGGAAGTCCCGTTCCCGCAAGTCTCGTTCCCGCTCTCGCACCAGCAAATCCAGATCCCGCTCCGACAAAAGCAAGTCCCGTTCCAAGAGCCGTTCCAAGGTGAAATCCGAGCGGGATTCCAGCAGCCCCTCCAAGGAGAAGTTGGCCAGCAAGAAGTCCCGTAGCCGCTCGGCGTCCCCAATGGGGAATGGGAAGAAGGAGCCGTCCTCTCGCTCCCCGTCCCCAGCAGCTGACCGTCGCTCCAAGTCTCCGGACAAGCGATCTGTCTCCCGCTCCCCATCTCGCTCCAGGTCTAGATCAGCTTCCCGAGATTAAAGGCATTGCCCAGTTTGTTTCATCCACATGTTCCCCATTAGAGCCATCTGGATGTATAGGAGCAGCTTCTATTTGATTTAGCAGATCTATCGCAGCACCAGGTTAATCAAGGCTTGCTCAGTTAATTGGTGCTATCTTTGGCACTTAGAAATCTAAACCATGATCTTGACGTTGTATTATACATGGCTTGAGAATGATTTAGTCATtattgtgtggggggggtggcACATCGTAGATTATAGCTGCTATGTTTTGTACATGGAGGAGCTTGTCTGAATGGCTTTGTATTTAAAATAAGGCAGgactttttttcttttatttcctTAATTCTTATTTGTATTCCTCCCTCCGGTCTGCTTTTGCTTACCTCGGGGTTGTGTTTGACATTGTTTTTCATGATTTGATTCATTTCACCTATTGAGCCCAAGGTTTGTTTTTGACACCCCACAATGTATGTGCTGTACATCTTGTGGACTTACACTTTTTTGGCGTTGAGATTTAACCAAGGGATCGTGGTACAGATTTCAGCCTCCCACACGAGAAGCCGGTCTGATTACTTGTAACCATGTCAATTTTTTTATTGTACATTTAATAAAAGTTGTTATGGAAATTGCTGGGTTGTGATTTATATTGCTGCCATGACACAAAGCGCTGCTTTTATCGTATTGGGGCCTAAAACGACAAACT contains:
- the LOC111966261 gene encoding serine/arginine-rich splicing factor 6, translating into MPRVYVGKLSYHAREKDIQRFFNGYGKLMEIDLKNGYGFVEFEDNRDADDAVYELNGKELCGERVTVEHARGPRRDRDGYSGGGGGRSSSGYSSSRSRTGRDKYGPPVRTEYRLIVENLSSRCSWQDLKDFMRQAGEVTYADAHKERTNEGVIEFGSRSDMRRALDKLDGTDINGRKIRLVEEKSRRRRSYSGSRSRSRSRRRSRSRSSRSRSNSRSRSHSRSKRRRSRSGRKSRSRKSRSRSRTSKSRSRSDKSKSRSKSRSKVKSERDSSSPSKEKLASKKSRSRSASPMGNGKKEPSSRSPSPAADRRSKSPDKRSVSRSPSRSRSRSASRD